In Spirosoma aureum, a single genomic region encodes these proteins:
- a CDS encoding glycosyltransferase family 2 protein: MNLLSNPNWLKRHEYPYTSIDEVPQSVFDEINARLDKRISTKPLVSIMVIAYNEEVNILRSISTLSCLETTIPFEIVAVNNNSKDRTQDTIDKLHVRKFFQPIQGCGPARQLGQEMAIGKYMLLADADCLYPTNWMNEMMEKLQQPGVVCVYGRYSFIANPQLPRWQLTLHETLKDIVAEFRHVKRPYLNAYGISMGYLREAGLKAGYMMHNRTWGEDGRLCFDMMQYGRVVQMKTRSARVWTGPRTLMKDGTIWQALGKRVKKEMNRAFSYLTPHPPHDTKTSED, encoded by the coding sequence ATGAATTTATTATCTAACCCCAATTGGTTAAAGCGCCACGAATATCCATATACCAGTATCGATGAAGTACCCCAATCGGTCTTCGATGAAATCAATGCCCGTCTGGACAAACGGATCAGTACGAAACCATTGGTTTCTATTATGGTCATTGCTTACAATGAAGAAGTAAATATTCTCCGTAGCATCAGTACGCTTTCGTGTCTTGAAACAACCATTCCGTTTGAAATTGTTGCTGTTAACAACAATTCAAAAGACAGAACGCAGGATACGATCGACAAACTGCATGTCAGGAAGTTTTTTCAGCCGATTCAGGGTTGCGGACCTGCCCGGCAACTAGGCCAGGAAATGGCTATTGGTAAATACATGCTACTGGCCGATGCCGATTGTCTTTACCCGACAAACTGGATGAATGAAATGATGGAAAAGCTCCAGCAACCTGGCGTCGTATGTGTTTATGGGCGCTATTCATTCATTGCCAATCCGCAACTTCCGAGATGGCAGCTTACCCTACACGAAACCCTCAAAGATATTGTTGCAGAGTTTCGCCATGTCAAAAGACCGTATCTTAATGCTTATGGTATTAGCATGGGTTATTTGCGCGAAGCCGGTCTAAAAGCAGGCTATATGATGCACAACAGAACCTGGGGAGAAGATGGTCGCCTTTGTTTTGATATGATGCAATACGGTCGGGTCGTTCAGATGAAGACCCGGTCGGCGCGCGTTTGGACTGGCCCCCGGACACTAATGAAGGATGGCACCATTTGGCAGGCCCTCGGAAAACGTGTAAAAAAAGAAATGAACAGGGCTTTTTCTTACCTCACCCCTCATCCTCCACACGATACCAAAACCTCCGAAGATTAA
- a CDS encoding sugar transferase encodes MTESFIRPNVVDIAPMPYVLLVEEDDQIVNQITMAVGDTCSIVRFRNFQEAGEWLSKNPTVDLIIADKDNSQTMVALVRSNTSYQSVPVLIASRFVRPNLVKNALNNGVTDILAIDKDDYALQSKIRYYLELKTRILSVPDKKQPLTTNHRFTLPWWKRSIDIVISLSILLALSPLLLLVSLLIKIDSKGPILYKSKRAGTNFYVFNMFKFRTMSTQADQQLRHMASQNIYTKPTDNLSTDDFFQSRTDFLCDSCRKRGVSCQQPLFDQDQLICEKLFLRENEEAAKFMKFRNDPRVTKLGTILRNSSIDELPQLFNILLGDMSLVGNRPLPLYEAEKLTSDEFAQRFAGPAGLTGLWQIKKRAKGQGPMSDWERTQLDIEYSNTFSFKTDMYILWRTIFSLWQRENV; translated from the coding sequence ATGACAGAAAGCTTCATCAGACCGAATGTTGTGGATATAGCGCCAATGCCTTATGTCTTATTAGTGGAGGAAGATGATCAGATTGTCAATCAAATCACGATGGCTGTCGGCGACACTTGCTCAATCGTGCGGTTCAGGAATTTCCAGGAAGCCGGGGAATGGTTATCGAAGAACCCTACAGTAGATTTGATAATTGCGGATAAAGATAACAGCCAGACAATGGTTGCCCTGGTTCGAAGCAACACGTCCTACCAATCTGTTCCTGTTTTGATTGCCAGTCGTTTTGTTAGGCCAAATTTAGTAAAAAACGCCCTCAACAATGGCGTTACAGACATTCTGGCCATCGACAAAGATGACTATGCGTTACAATCAAAAATAAGATATTATCTGGAGCTGAAAACCCGTATACTTTCAGTTCCTGACAAAAAACAACCATTAACAACCAACCACCGGTTCACATTGCCCTGGTGGAAGCGTAGTATTGATATCGTTATTTCTCTTTCCATACTACTCGCTTTATCCCCTTTACTCTTATTGGTTTCCCTTTTAATAAAAATAGACTCGAAGGGGCCAATTCTGTATAAGTCAAAACGTGCCGGGACTAATTTCTATGTGTTTAACATGTTTAAGTTCCGCACAATGAGTACGCAGGCTGACCAACAATTGCGGCATATGGCCTCACAAAATATTTATACTAAGCCTACAGACAATCTTTCGACTGATGATTTCTTTCAATCCCGAACGGATTTTCTATGTGATAGCTGCCGTAAAAGGGGCGTATCGTGCCAGCAACCGCTATTTGATCAGGACCAATTAATTTGTGAGAAATTATTCCTTCGGGAGAATGAAGAAGCGGCTAAATTCATGAAGTTCCGCAATGATCCACGGGTGACTAAACTCGGGACTATTCTTCGTAATAGCAGTATTGATGAGCTGCCACAACTATTCAATATCTTACTGGGCGATATGTCGTTAGTTGGCAATCGGCCATTACCGCTTTATGAAGCGGAGAAATTAACTTCTGATGAGTTTGCGCAACGATTTGCCGGACCAGCAGGCCTGACTGGCCTCTGGCAAATCAAAAAAAGAGCAAAAGGGCAAGGCCCTATGTCGGACTGGGAGCGGACTCAACTGGACATTGAGTACTCGAATACCTTTTCCTTCAAGACTGATATGTATATTCTCTGGAGAACCATTTTCAGCTTATGGCAACGGGAGAATGTATAG
- a CDS encoding glycosyltransferase, which produces MNNFDSIICVGQTTWEGDFQKAVVQLMTELSARHRVLYVDYQFTLKDWLMGIMNRRPVPVRKLMRLSNPLTKKVVDTGGEVYVWTPPLILPVNWLPAKPHDWLVRWNVRRVVKGLRRVMRQLNMTHPLVVNGLNPVFGLPMLNQLNEYATIYYCFDEITIAKWMSRHGSRYEPEYLQRVNAVVTTSETLRRSKALLQSKAYCVKNGVNFDLFNQARQLIDVRPDSNPIVGYLGSADDRINLELVEFCVQTMPDVTFQFVGEVHEEAITLRLSRYPNVVFTPPRQPADLPPLLAGMSAAMIPFVCNEHTYTIYPLKINEYLAAGLPVVSTPFSILNDFDGVVELAASPADFAQALRRALADTSVTRVEERISMAKNNSWKKRAEEFEVVIGQLVQDQTPTPIPVTH; this is translated from the coding sequence ATGAACAATTTTGATAGTATAATCTGTGTCGGCCAGACAACCTGGGAAGGCGATTTTCAGAAAGCGGTTGTGCAGTTAATGACCGAACTCTCTGCACGGCACCGGGTCTTGTACGTCGATTATCAGTTTACGCTGAAAGATTGGCTAATGGGTATTATGAACCGACGGCCCGTTCCTGTTCGGAAGCTGATGCGCCTATCGAATCCACTCACAAAGAAAGTTGTTGACACAGGTGGTGAAGTTTATGTATGGACTCCGCCCCTGATACTGCCCGTTAACTGGCTGCCAGCCAAACCACATGACTGGCTCGTTCGATGGAACGTTCGGCGGGTAGTTAAGGGCCTTCGCCGGGTAATGCGTCAGCTAAATATGACGCATCCACTTGTCGTAAATGGCTTGAATCCGGTCTTTGGTTTGCCAATGCTAAACCAGTTGAACGAATACGCAACGATCTATTACTGCTTTGATGAGATCACGATTGCCAAATGGATGAGCCGCCACGGTAGTCGCTATGAACCTGAGTATCTTCAGCGAGTCAATGCCGTAGTAACAACTTCTGAGACGTTACGCCGATCGAAGGCCCTCCTGCAATCAAAAGCATACTGTGTAAAAAACGGGGTAAATTTCGATCTATTCAATCAGGCACGCCAACTGATTGACGTACGGCCCGATTCTAATCCCATTGTGGGTTATCTCGGCTCAGCCGACGACCGCATCAACCTTGAACTGGTTGAGTTTTGTGTTCAAACAATGCCAGATGTAACCTTTCAGTTCGTAGGCGAAGTACATGAGGAAGCCATCACTCTCCGATTGTCTCGTTACCCAAATGTTGTCTTTACTCCACCTCGCCAACCAGCCGACCTCCCCCCCCTATTAGCCGGAATGAGCGCAGCGATGATTCCGTTCGTCTGCAATGAGCATACATACACGATCTATCCGCTGAAAATTAATGAATATCTGGCGGCAGGTCTACCCGTTGTATCAACGCCTTTCTCGATCCTGAACGATTTTGATGGTGTCGTTGAACTGGCTGCGAGTCCCGCCGATTTTGCGCAGGCGCTCCGCCGTGCACTGGCCGATACAAGCGTAACTCGGGTTGAGGAACGAATCTCGATGGCCAAAAATAACTCCTGGAAGAAGCGGGCCGAAGAATTTGAAGTCGTTATTGGGCAGCTCGTTCAAGATCAAACGCCGACTCCTATTCCGGTTACTCACTAA
- a CDS encoding glycosyltransferase family 2 protein produces the protein MATGECIDSVVQRTDTAPLVSIITINYNQAEITRQFLESSALLTYSNYEVIVVDNASEPALNTLIDLQPYSQLRFIRSDQNLGFTGGNNLGIKEAKGDFFFIVNNDTELPSTLIEELLKPFYGNENIGVTCPKIRFYDTPDMVQYAGYSSMNMYTGTAIAIGYKQTDLGQYDKPGITPFAHGCAMMVSRKVVDKVGRFAERFFLYYEELDWSQRIRNAGFLIYYQPSASILHKESMSVGPQNPLKTYYMTRNRILYMRRHCSPFQRVVFYLFFAGCVLPKHMLAYVFRGKLKHASAFAKGVIWNLTSTSISPV, from the coding sequence ATGGCAACGGGAGAATGTATAGATAGCGTGGTTCAGCGTACGGATACAGCACCACTCGTATCCATAATCACGATCAATTATAACCAGGCTGAAATCACGCGTCAGTTCCTGGAATCCTCAGCTCTGCTGACTTATTCGAACTACGAAGTCATAGTAGTCGATAATGCGTCGGAACCAGCATTGAATACGCTGATTGATCTGCAACCTTATTCCCAACTGCGGTTCATTCGGAGTGATCAGAATCTAGGTTTTACAGGTGGGAATAATTTAGGTATTAAGGAAGCGAAGGGTGATTTCTTTTTTATTGTCAATAATGACACAGAATTACCGTCTACGCTGATTGAAGAGTTACTTAAGCCGTTTTATGGGAACGAAAATATAGGCGTCACCTGCCCTAAAATCAGGTTTTACGATACACCGGATATGGTTCAGTATGCCGGTTACAGCTCCATGAATATGTACACGGGTACGGCCATTGCCATTGGTTATAAACAGACCGATCTGGGGCAATACGACAAGCCAGGCATTACACCATTCGCTCATGGCTGTGCAATGATGGTCAGTCGGAAAGTAGTTGATAAAGTAGGGCGTTTTGCCGAACGGTTCTTTCTATATTATGAAGAGCTTGATTGGTCGCAGCGCATCCGTAATGCGGGTTTTCTGATTTACTATCAGCCATCGGCTTCTATTCTGCATAAAGAGTCAATGTCGGTCGGACCACAAAATCCGCTGAAGACCTACTACATGACTCGTAATCGCATTCTTTATATGCGCCGTCACTGCTCACCATTTCAGCGGGTTGTGTTCTATCTGTTCTTTGCGGGTTGTGTATTGCCCAAGCACATGCTTGCATACGTATTTCGTGGTAAGCTAAAGCACGCCAGTGCCTTTGCAAAGGGTGTAATCTGGAACCTGACCTCAACGAGCATCTCACCCGTTTAG
- a CDS encoding 4'-phosphopantetheinyl transferase family protein: MQSATVSCSTITDPDWLNWSDCLFTEKVAVFRLKLADDAIIPPYLYAWLQPDERERAARYRRREDQNRFVFGRVMTKVVVSKFTHLDSADIRLVPGVNSKPELVGIPDFQINLSHSGSWIVLAISSESVGIDIEKIASDFPFEDIVSNSFSEREQHYIETSRNPRAAFYRLWTRKEALSKATAKGMDDDFSLIPSLDGNHCIETSIIGGDGFWAVTSFIIADDYPATVAHRPIVEIPKFYTIESYQFE; encoded by the coding sequence ATGCAATCTGCCACTGTTTCTTGTAGTACTATTACGGACCCTGACTGGCTAAATTGGTCTGACTGTTTATTCACGGAGAAGGTGGCTGTATTTCGGTTGAAGCTTGCCGATGATGCAATAATTCCGCCCTATTTATATGCTTGGCTACAACCTGATGAACGCGAGCGGGCTGCGCGGTATCGTCGGAGAGAAGACCAAAATCGATTTGTGTTTGGGCGGGTTATGACGAAGGTTGTCGTTAGTAAATTTACTCACCTAGACTCCGCTGATATCCGCCTGGTTCCCGGCGTTAATAGTAAACCGGAGTTAGTAGGTATACCTGATTTTCAGATTAATTTATCGCACTCCGGGAGCTGGATTGTTCTGGCAATCAGTAGCGAAAGTGTCGGAATTGATATTGAAAAAATAGCCTCCGATTTTCCGTTTGAGGATATTGTATCGAACAGCTTTAGTGAGAGAGAACAACACTATATTGAAACCAGCCGCAATCCAAGAGCAGCATTTTATCGTTTATGGACTCGAAAGGAAGCGCTTAGTAAAGCAACGGCAAAGGGAATGGACGATGATTTTTCCCTTATCCCTTCCCTCGATGGTAATCATTGTATTGAGACCAGTATCATTGGTGGAGACGGTTTCTGGGCCGTGACTAGTTTTATTATTGCCGATGATTATCCGGCTACCGTTGCGCACAGGCCAATCGTAGAAATCCCTAAATTTTATACGATTGAAAGTTACCAATTTGAGTAA
- a CDS encoding glycosyltransferase family 2 protein, whose product MTPLYYLTSFLFFFLSFLVFYTYLGYGIVTWVLVKVWSVNSGAIKPEDRLASTPDITMIVPAYNELAYLPDKLQNCLDQDYPSEHLHLLFVIEGSTDGSAEYLEKQKATLPNLSIISGTQRLGKVAAMNQAMRQIKTPLTIFTDANTHLNPEAVSRLVKRFEVANVGAVTGEKRISVQGQEAAAGSGEGLYWRYESFLKKLDAQLHTIVGAAGELFAIRTKLYEPVETDTLLDDFVISLRIAERGYRVGYAPDAYALERPSHSVGEEMKRKVRIAAGGFQAIRRLAHLLNFFKYGWLSFQYVSHRVLRWAVTPFCLPLLFLLNIIMLVQLYQQSISGSPTITFWWGILLLQTAFYLAAYIGYALENRQTRWKLTFVPFYFVFMNWCVLAGFARFCKGNISGIWEKSKRAI is encoded by the coding sequence ATGACACCGCTATACTATTTAACCAGCTTCCTGTTCTTTTTCCTGTCATTTCTGGTTTTCTATACCTACCTGGGCTATGGTATAGTAACCTGGGTACTGGTAAAAGTGTGGTCGGTCAATAGCGGAGCTATCAAACCAGAAGATCGGTTAGCCAGTACACCCGACATAACCATGATTGTGCCTGCTTACAATGAACTGGCCTATCTGCCCGATAAACTGCAAAACTGTCTGGATCAGGATTACCCCAGTGAGCACCTGCATCTGTTGTTTGTAATCGAAGGATCTACAGATGGGTCCGCCGAATATCTGGAAAAACAGAAAGCAACCCTTCCTAATCTATCCATTATTTCGGGAACGCAACGCCTGGGCAAAGTTGCGGCAATGAACCAGGCCATGCGGCAGATCAAAACACCACTGACCATTTTCACGGATGCGAACACCCATCTCAACCCAGAAGCGGTTAGCCGACTGGTAAAACGGTTTGAGGTAGCCAATGTGGGTGCCGTTACGGGCGAAAAACGGATCAGTGTACAAGGTCAGGAGGCCGCTGCCGGAAGTGGCGAAGGACTTTATTGGCGCTATGAATCTTTTCTGAAAAAACTGGATGCCCAGCTTCATACCATTGTGGGAGCAGCTGGTGAATTATTTGCCATACGAACCAAACTCTACGAACCTGTAGAGACAGACACGCTACTCGACGACTTTGTGATTTCACTGCGTATTGCCGAGCGTGGCTACCGGGTCGGGTATGCACCCGATGCCTACGCACTCGAACGCCCGTCGCATTCGGTCGGCGAGGAGATGAAACGAAAAGTACGGATTGCTGCGGGAGGCTTTCAGGCGATTCGGCGATTGGCTCATCTGCTTAATTTTTTCAAGTATGGTTGGTTAAGCTTTCAATATGTTTCGCACCGGGTGTTGCGCTGGGCAGTTACACCGTTTTGCCTGCCGCTTCTGTTTCTGCTGAATATAATTATGCTTGTTCAGTTGTATCAGCAATCAATTTCAGGTTCGCCTACGATCACGTTCTGGTGGGGAATCCTGCTACTACAAACGGCATTTTACCTGGCTGCCTACATTGGCTATGCGCTGGAAAACCGGCAGACTCGCTGGAAATTAACGTTTGTGCCCTTCTATTTTGTTTTTATGAATTGGTGCGTTTTAGCAGGATTTGCACGCTTTTGTAAAGGTAATATTTCAGGTATTTGGGAAAAGTCGAAACGGGCCATTTAA
- a CDS encoding alpha-1,2-fucosyltransferase, producing MVIARISGGLGNQLFQYALGRSLALRNNTSLYFDLSYYKFEYETDTPRKFKLYPFSIDYTLLDTSPYLYLSKATKLLPNRTFRPIFEFLLEEQFHVEPRVFDAKARFIILDGCWQSESYFGDCTEMIRKELTFNRQTGETFAAYKTEIEQTDVPISVHIRRGDYVTHPEFSQSFGFLGLDYYQKAIPQLTNRFPNAKLFIFSDDPDWVKQNLALAMPHEFVANAGPDADLDDLQLMGLCHHHIIANSSFSWWGAWLNPRKDKVVIAPGQWFKNKPTWNTKDLIPANWLRI from the coding sequence ATGGTCATTGCCAGAATTTCAGGAGGATTGGGTAATCAGTTGTTTCAGTATGCCCTAGGCAGAAGCCTTGCGCTTCGAAATAATACATCACTTTATTTTGACCTTAGTTATTACAAATTCGAATACGAAACGGATACACCCAGAAAATTCAAATTGTACCCATTTAGTATCGATTACACGCTTCTCGATACGTCACCTTATCTGTATCTGTCGAAGGCAACAAAGTTGCTGCCGAACCGGACGTTTAGGCCCATCTTCGAGTTTCTTCTGGAAGAACAGTTTCATGTTGAACCCAGAGTATTCGATGCCAAAGCCAGATTTATTATATTGGATGGGTGCTGGCAATCTGAAAGCTATTTTGGTGATTGCACGGAGATGATTCGAAAAGAATTGACATTCAACCGGCAAACAGGCGAGACGTTTGCTGCTTATAAAACTGAAATTGAACAGACAGACGTTCCGATATCAGTCCACATTCGACGCGGTGATTATGTCACTCACCCTGAGTTTAGCCAGTCGTTTGGCTTTCTTGGTCTTGACTATTACCAGAAAGCTATTCCTCAATTGACGAACCGCTTTCCTAACGCTAAGCTATTCATTTTCAGTGATGATCCAGATTGGGTAAAGCAGAATCTGGCTTTAGCTATGCCGCATGAGTTTGTGGCGAATGCCGGACCCGATGCCGATCTGGACGATCTACAGCTAATGGGTCTATGCCATCACCACATTATTGCCAATAGCTCGTTTAGCTGGTGGGGAGCGTGGCTTAATCCCAGAAAGGATAAAGTTGTTATAGCGCCTGGTCAGTGGTTTAAAAATAAGCCAACCTGGAACACGAAAGATTTAATACCAGCCAATTGGCTCCGGATTTAA
- a CDS encoding response regulator transcription factor, with the protein MNQKYHLLIVDENPYVADILIQTLKTDFSITVANTGHEAARLLIQGHRFDCVLTELNLPVFSGLELTKLIRMSKLIFQTPVIVLSNAPDSNTRIECLEQGVDSYIAKPFNPLEVKAKIHAILRRTSAPKEEVQEPTAAVRLQAESKPVWQPKSRILSMLLRGYLVAQSA; encoded by the coding sequence ATGAATCAAAAATATCACTTGCTCATAGTGGATGAAAATCCTTATGTAGCTGATATTCTCATACAGACGTTAAAAACAGACTTTTCAATTACCGTGGCCAATACGGGTCATGAAGCGGCTCGTTTATTGATCCAGGGTCATCGGTTTGATTGCGTTCTTACCGAACTCAATTTACCCGTGTTTAGCGGTCTTGAATTAACGAAGCTAATCAGGATGAGTAAGCTCATCTTTCAAACGCCCGTAATTGTTCTCTCCAACGCTCCTGACAGTAATACCCGAATAGAGTGTCTTGAGCAGGGAGTTGACAGCTACATCGCTAAACCATTCAACCCACTGGAAGTAAAGGCCAAAATTCATGCTATTCTTCGCCGAACTTCTGCACCGAAAGAAGAAGTGCAGGAGCCGACAGCTGCTGTACGTCTTCAAGCTGAATCCAAACCAGTTTGGCAACCAAAATCGCGGATCTTATCGATGCTGCTAAGAGGTTACCTAGTTGCACAGAGTGCCTGA
- a CDS encoding O-antigen ligase family protein: MFERTLLLNRQLLNNRWLFTLLGILVAVLGGWLVGNFGMTGALMTVGLPVGLLIVANILLEPKIGLLAYLNLSFLLGWARFIQSDFPLGLAMDSVLVLTLLSVFLNAKRMNWKRLRHPVYFAVVFWLLYTILELLNPEAPYKPAWFFHARAFSLNWFYMATIMLVVPITKEDIRLLIKIWLIWSFLAALWAFKQQYIGLEASEIRWLAEGNDRTHVLWGQLRSFSFYSDASQFGAEMASATLICSIRFFEEKGVMRRIGYVFLTLIFFWAYAVSGTRSAFFVLVAGYPSYLFLRRDPALIFKGVMVALPLLVILLFTHLGDSVYQIYRIRTALRPSEDASFLVRLENQQKLRAYLKDLPFGAGIGTSADTGARFSPNHFAAQIPPDSWYVEIWIETGIVGLTLYLLMLATIIGYGVYKVWQIKDPWLFRLMIALLANFIGIALMCYSNPTLSQFPTCTMLYIASILFTTCERWDTVPEKIVNKYNGLMTSVRN, translated from the coding sequence ATGTTTGAACGAACTCTTTTACTTAACCGTCAATTACTTAACAACCGGTGGCTATTTACGCTACTAGGGATTCTGGTTGCCGTACTGGGTGGTTGGCTGGTCGGTAATTTTGGCATGACCGGTGCGCTTATGACTGTAGGCTTACCGGTAGGTCTGCTCATCGTGGCCAATATCCTGCTGGAGCCTAAGATTGGCTTATTGGCTTATCTAAATTTAAGCTTTCTACTCGGTTGGGCGCGGTTTATCCAGAGCGACTTCCCGCTGGGTCTGGCAATGGACAGTGTACTTGTGCTGACCTTGCTGAGCGTCTTTTTGAATGCAAAGCGAATGAACTGGAAACGGCTTCGTCATCCCGTTTATTTTGCCGTGGTCTTCTGGTTGCTCTACACCATACTGGAGCTGTTAAATCCAGAGGCTCCTTATAAACCAGCCTGGTTTTTCCACGCTCGGGCTTTCTCCCTAAACTGGTTTTACATGGCCACCATTATGCTGGTCGTGCCCATAACCAAAGAAGACATTCGGCTATTAATAAAAATATGGCTGATATGGTCTTTTCTGGCCGCGTTATGGGCTTTTAAACAGCAGTATATTGGCCTTGAAGCTTCCGAAATTCGGTGGCTGGCCGAAGGAAATGACAGAACTCACGTTTTGTGGGGCCAGCTAAGAAGCTTCTCGTTCTATTCTGATGCATCGCAGTTTGGGGCCGAAATGGCCAGCGCAACGCTCATCTGCTCCATTCGTTTTTTTGAGGAAAAAGGGGTCATGCGTCGGATCGGCTATGTGTTCCTGACCCTTATTTTCTTCTGGGCTTATGCCGTTTCCGGTACTCGCAGCGCTTTTTTTGTACTGGTCGCCGGTTATCCATCTTACTTATTCCTTCGGCGCGATCCAGCCCTTATTTTTAAAGGAGTGATGGTTGCCCTCCCACTTCTGGTCATCCTGCTGTTCACCCACCTTGGCGACTCAGTTTACCAGATTTACCGAATTCGCACTGCCTTACGTCCCAGTGAAGATGCTTCGTTTCTGGTACGTCTGGAAAACCAGCAGAAACTAAGAGCCTATCTCAAGGATTTGCCGTTTGGCGCTGGTATTGGAACATCGGCCGATACGGGAGCTCGCTTTTCGCCAAACCACTTTGCGGCCCAGATTCCACCCGACAGCTGGTATGTTGAAATCTGGATTGAGACAGGTATTGTGGGCTTAACTCTTTACCTGTTAATGCTGGCCACCATTATCGGGTATGGTGTTTATAAGGTCTGGCAGATTAAAGACCCCTGGTTGTTCAGACTCATGATTGCCTTACTGGCCAACTTCATTGGTATTGCGCTGATGTGTTACTCAAACCCAACACTGAGCCAGTTCCCAACCTGTACAATGCTCTATATCGCGTCTATCCTGTTTACCACCTGCGAACGGTGGGATACCGTTCCTGAAAAAATAGTCAATAAGTATAATGGACTGATGACATCCGTACGCAATTGA